The following are encoded together in the Brassica napus cultivar Da-Ae chromosome A9, Da-Ae, whole genome shotgun sequence genome:
- the LOC106369031 gene encoding inorganic pyrophosphatase 2-like has product MANKNNNIVVVFDFDKTIIDVDSDNWVVDELGFTELFDQLLPTMPWNSLMDRMMKELHDHGKTIEEIKQVLRRIPIHPRVIPAIKSARALGCELRIVSDANTFFIETIVEHLGIRKYFSEINTNPGLVDEQGRLRISPYHDFNKSSHGCPRCPPNMCKGLIIERIQASFSKEGNKMKMIYLGDGVGDYCPSLGLKAEDYMMPRKNFPAWDLISQNPTLVKATVRDWIDGEAMEKILMGTANEIMSSDEEEEKEKMLCSDHCKISVVGIVHEPMLPLSLQVPLHLVK; this is encoded by the exons ATGGctaacaagaacaacaacattGTCGTCGTGTTCGATTTCGACAAGACGATTATTGACGTGGATAGCGATAATTGGGTCGTCGATGAACTTGGTTTCACCGAGTTGTTTGACCAGCTTCTTCCGACAATGCCTTGGAACTCTCTCATG GATAGGATGATGAAGGAGCTTCATGATCATGGTAAAACCATTGAAGAAATCAAACAAGTCTTGAGAAGAATCCCTATTCATCCTCGTGTCATCCCTGCCATCAAATCCGCTCGTGCTTTAGg GTGCGAGCTGAGAATAGTGAGTGACGCGAACACGTTCTTCATCGAAACGATCGTTGAACATCTCGGGATTAGGAAGTATTTCTCCGAGATTAACACAAACCCTGGACTTGTAGATGAACAAGGAAGGTTAAGAATCTCTCCTTACCACGATTTCAACAAGTCTTCCCATGGTTGCCCTCGTTGTCCTCCTAACATGTGCAAG ggTTTGATAATTGAGAGGATTCAAGCTTCTTTTTCCAAAGAAGGAAATAAGATGAAGATGATTTATCTTGGAGATGGTGTTGGTGATTACTGTCCGAGTCTTGGACTCAAAGCTGAAGATTACATGATGCCAAGGAAGAATTTCCCTGCTTGGGATTTGATTAGTCAAAACCCGACCTTGGTTAAGGCTACGGTTAGAGATTGGATCGATGGTGAAGCTatggaaaaaatattaatgggAACTGCCAACGAGATTATGTCatcagatgaagaagaggagaaggagaagatgttATGCTCTGATCACTGCAAAATATCTGTTGTTGGGATTGTTCATGAACCTATGTTGCCTCTTTCTCTCCAAGTTCCTCTACACCTCGTTAAGTGA